In Nodosilinea sp. PGN35, the genomic stretch CAGCGCCACCCTCCAACCCAATGCAGAATTCTGGCTTTTTCCGCAGTGCCCAGCGGTGGGTATCTCGCACCCCCGAGCGCGCCCTCAACCAGGCCTACGAAGCCGCCCAGATGATCGTGGCGATCGAGCGTGAATACTTTGGCGGCAACCCGATCTCGACCCGCTACGGCAGCTATGGCGACAGCGCTATGGCGTATTTTCAGGGCGAGCTGAAGAAATACCTGAACCTGATAAAAGTTCGCATGGTGGTGTTTCGAGCCAGCCGCTCGGTGGTGCGGGTCAGCGATCCCAGAATGACAGAGGTGCAGCTGCCCGCCGCTGGGTCTGACGAGCTGGCCGTCAGCGTGATCGATCAGCAAGCGATGTTTTTTCGCAAGCTTCAGCTAATTGACGAAGTGCTAGCCCGCTACGCCGATCTCGACGCCAGCCCCGAGCGGGTGATTACCCTGGCCAACGAGGGCAGCGGCAGCCTAGAGCCCCCCCCTTCAACCCAGGTGCTGCGCTCTAAGGCCACCCAGGCCCGCAGCAGCGGGCCAAATTTAGCCAGTCAGAATGGGGCCGCAGCCGCTGTAACCAACCCCCTTAACCCCGATGGTACGCGGGCGGCGGGCCTCTCTGATCGGGTGAACGTGCTGCCCCGCTCCATTCTTCGCACCGTCGATCGCATTCGCCAAGACCTCGACCCCAACGCCGAGCAGGAGGTGGTGAAAGAATTTCGCAAATCCAAATCTAAAACCACCGCCGCCATCCGGTTTTTGCTGCTGCTGGTGATTGTGCCGCTGCTCACCCAGCAGTTTACTAAGACCTTCATTGTGGGGCCAGTGGTCGATCGGCTGCGGGCCGGGGCCGAAGAAGCCGACGTCTTCCTCAATATTGAAATGGAAGAAGAGGCCCTCCACGAACTTCAGCAGTTTGAAGAACGGCTGCGCTTTGAGGTACTGATTGGCAAAGCTCCCCCCCTCTCTGAACTCAACATCGAGCAGCGAGTGCGCTCCAAGGCCACCGAAATCGAAGAAGACTATCGCACCCGCAGCGCCAGCGCCGTCAAAAATGTGTTTGCCGACATTCTGGCCGCAGCGGCCTTTGCCCTACTGTTGATCACCCGCAAGCAGGACGTAGCCAATATCAAATCTTTTATGGATGAGATCGTCTACGGCCTCAGCGACAGCGCCAAAGCCTTCATTATTATCCTGTTCACCGATATTTTTGTCGGCTTCCACTCGCCCCACGGCTGGGAGATCTTGCTGGAAGGACTCTCGCGCCACCTGGGCTTTCCCGCCAACCGCGACTTTATCTTTCTGTTTATCGCCACCTTTCCGGTGATCCTCGACACCATCTTCAAGTACTGGATCTTCCGCTACCTGAACCGGATTTCGCCCTCGGCAGTGGCGACGTATAAGAATATGAATGAGTAGGGGAGTGGGGAGTGAGGGAGTGGGGAGTGAGGGAGTGGGGAGTGAGGGAGATAAGGAAGTTTTGAGTGTTGAATTTTGTCAGTCCTTCTGACTGGCTACGCCTACGCGTAGCGTCTCCAGAGGAGAAATTTTGAATTTGGGGGATAGGGGAATCAGGATGGGGGGAGTCTGGATCGAGAGAAAAGCAGCTAATTGCAGTTTCCCAAAGGCCCATTCGCAAAACATAGGTTTAAACCGATGATCGATCAGTCCTTTCCGTGGGGTGAAGGGCGGCGGAACGCCCTTCCAGACGGGGGGCTGGGGCCAGCGATATGGCCCCAGCGGTAGATCTGGCTTGCGACCCAAATTGTGCGCCGCGCAATCCTACGCCACGTCCCCGATCTAGCGCTACGGTTTTTGCACCGGGCAAATGCCATTCGCCTCTACCACCCTCTATCGCCGGACAGAGTAATTTTCTCTCAACAAAAATTAACATTTCCTAAATATTCCCGCTGATCTCTGTCCAGCAGTGAGAGAATCTGCCCACATCTAATCTGGCCCTAGCTATTGACGGCTCCCGTGCCTACCCTATAAAAAGCAGTTGGCCATGCCCCCAACGTCAACCTCTAACCCCGTCGTTTTTCCTGTCGCTCAAGCCCCTACCCAAGGAAAGCCCCGTGTTTGAGTACCTGCCCCCACTCAACGACCACAACCTCCCCTACCCCGACACCATTCACCCAATCGTGGTGCACTTCGTGATCGCCATGGTGCTATTCGCCGTGCTCTGCGACCTGATTGGCTTTTTGACCAAGAATACCCGCCTGTTCGAGGTCAGCTGGTGGAACATGGTGTTTGCCACCGTCTCAATTTTTATCGCCATTATCTTTGGCCAAATTGAAGCTGGCCTAGCCGAACCCTACCCCGCAGCGGTGGGCGATCTAAACCTACACACTCTGATCGGCTGGTCGCTCTCCGGCATCATCGCGGCGTTGACCGGCTGGCGCTACATTATTCGCATTCGCACGCCCGACAAGCTGCCTGGGGCCTACCTGGGCCTCAATGGTCTGCTGTTCGCGATCGTTCTGTTTCAGGTCTACCTGGGCGACAAGCTGGTGTGGGTCTACGGGCTGCACAGCGCCCCCTTAGTCGAAGCCAGCCGGGGAGGTGTCCTGTGAGCGTTTGGTTTTTGGTTGTTGAGACCGGGGCAAACAACTTGCCCTACACCATTCCCATTCACCCCAACCTGGTGCATTTGACGCTCGGTCTGTTTATTGTGGCGATCGGCTTTGATATTGTGGGGGCGCTGTTCCCGTTAGAAAAGCGGGTGTTTAAGTTTCTGGCGATTCCGGCCACCCGCTCCAACCTGTTCGATGTGGGCTGGTACAACATGGTGGCAGCGGCGATCGTCACCTTTTTCACCGTCGCCGCTGGCTTTTACGAAATTTTACTGGCCGATATGACGGTCGAGGGCGTCAGCGCCTGGGGTCTGGGCATTCAAGACACTATGATCTGGCACGGTTTGGGGGGCGTGCTAATCCTAACGCTGATTGTGGCCATGACCGTGTGGCGAGGGTTTCAGCGCTATGTTTGGCGGCAGGATCGGGCGCGCCAGGTGCAGTGGAGCTACCTGCTGGTGGGGCTGGCGGTCTTTGGGCTGATGTTTGCCCAGGGCACCCTGGGCGCTCACCTGGGCGGCGATTTTGGCGTGCATGTGACAGCGGATCAGCTGCTGCGATCGGGGGGCAACCCCAACCAGCTCTAAAGGAACTACCGCGCTATGACGACACCAACAACACCAAAAGAACCCCGCAGTCTTTCCTTTCGCACCGTTGCTCAACTGGTCGCTCTGGCGATCGCCGATGCCGCCATCAGCCTCTGGGTCGGTCGCCAGGCCTACCTCTGGATGCCGCCCCAGGCCTCCGCCGAGGCCGTGCTGGTCGATGACCTGTTCGGCTTTTTGACCACCATCGGCAGCTTTATTTTTTTGGGGGTCTCGGCGGCGCTGCTGTACTCGGTGCTGTTTCAGCGGGCGGGCAAGTACGACACCAGCGACGGCCCCCCGGTCGAAGGCAACCTGCTGGTCGAAATTCTCTGGACGACGATTCCCCTGGGGCTGGTGATCTGGATTGCCACCTACAGCTTTCAGATCTACGACAAAATGGCCATTCTTGGCCCGATGGAGCACATGAACCACGTGCCCAGCCTGGGCCTGATGCCCCCCGCCGAGGCCGCCACCCTGCCCGCCGTGCCCGAGAAAACCCCGATTGAAGTCCACGTGCGCCAGTGGGCCTGGGAGTTTCGCTACCCTGATCAGAACATCACCAGCACCGAGCTGCACCTGCCGGTGAACGAGCGGGCCAGGCTCAAGCTGATCTCTGAGGACGTGCTGCACGGGTTCTACGTGCCCGCCTTTCGGGTCAAGCAGGATGTGATCCCCGGCAGCGCCATTGACTTTGGCTTTACCCCCATCCGCGAGGGGCGCTACCGGCTGCGCGACTCCGACTACAGCGGCACCTACTTTGCCGCCAACCAGGGGGTCGTGGTGGTCGAGTCGGAGGAATCTTACCAGCAGTGGCTGGCCGATGCCGCCGCCCAGCCCCTCACCGAGGCTGACAACCGCGCCTTTCGGGAGTTTACCAAAGCGGGCGATCGCCCCATCAGCCCCGGCTGGAAAACCGTCGAACCCGCCCCACCCCCCCGTGTCAACTTTGCCAGCGCCGAGGAAGAGAGCTATGAGTAATGCGTCGATTGAGGCGATCGCCGCCAAGAGCGGTCAGCCGTTCCCCGGTGCCCCCAACAACTGGCGACGGTTTTTCAGCTTCAGCACCGACCACAAGGTGATTGGCATTCAGTACATGGTCACCGCCTTTGTGTTCTTTTTAATTGGCGGGCTGCTGGCCATGGTCATGCGGGGCGAGCTAATCACCCCCGAGGCCGACCTGGTCGATCGCACCGTCTACAACGCCCTATTCACCATGCACGGCACCATCATGCTGTTCATGTGGACCTTTCCGGTGCTCAATGGCCTGTCGAACTACCTGGTGCCCCTGATGATCGGGGCCAGGGATATGGCCTTTCCCCGGCTCAACGCCGCCGCCTTTTGGCTGGTGCCGGTGTTTGGCACCCTGCTGATGGTCAGCTTTTTTGTGCCCGGCGGGCCGTCGCAGTCGGGCTGGTGGGCCTACCCCCCGGTCAGCCTGCAAAACCCCACCGGCAACCTGATCAACGGCCAGGTGCTGTGGCTGCTGGCGGTGGCCCTCTCGGGCGTGTCATCGATCATGGGGGCGGTCAACTTTGTCACCACCATCTTTCGCATGCGGGCACCGGGCATGGGCTGGTTCAAAATGCCCGCCTTCTGCTGGACGGTGCTCAGCGCCCAGATGATTCAGCTGTTTGGCCTACCCTCGCTGACCGCAGGGGCGGTGATGCTGCTGCTGGACTTGACGGCGGGCACCAGCTTTTTTGACCCGGCCAGGGGCGGCGACCCGGTGCTGTACCAGCACTTTTTCTGGTTCTACTCCCACCCGGCGGTATACGTGATCATTCTGCCGATCTTCGGCACGTTTTCCGAAATTTTTCCGGTCTACGCCCGCAAGCCCCTGTTTGGCTACCGCTTTGTCGTCGTGTCGTCGCTAATCATCACCGTACTCAGCGCCATGGTGTGGGTGCACCACATGTTCGCCAGCGGCACCCCCAGCTGGATGCGGATGCTGTTTATGTTCTCGACCATGCTGATCTCGGTGCCCACTGGGGTAAAGGTGTTTGCCTGGGTGGCCACGGTGTGGGGCGGCAAGCTGCGGCTCGATACGCCCATGCTGTTTGCCCTGGGCGGCCTGGTCTGCTTTTTGTTTGCGGGCATTACCGGGGTGATGCTGGGGGCGGTGCCCTTCGACATCCATGTCAACAACACCTACTTCGTGGTGGGCCACTTTCACTACGTAATCTACGGCGCGACGGTGATGGGGGTCTACGCCGCCATCTACCACTGGTTTCCCAAAATGACCGGCCACATGTACTACGAAGGCCTGGGCAAGCTGCACTTTGCCCTCACCTTCATCGGCGTCAACCTCAACTTCTTCCCCATGCACCCCCTGGGGCTGATGGGCATGCCCCGCCGCGTCGCCTCCTACGACCCCGAGTTTGCCTACTGGAACGTGATCGCCAGCCTGGGCGGCTTTTTGCTGGGGGTCTCGACCCTGCCCTTCATCCTCAACATGATCAGTTCATGGATCTTGGGCAAGCGCGCCCCGGCTAACCCCTGGAATGCGATCGGCCTGGAGTGGCTGATTCCCTCGCCACCGCCGGTCGAAAATTTTGAAGAAATCCCGATTGTGGTGTCTGGCCCCTACGGCTACGGCTCCGACGAACCTTTAGTTGCCAACAACCCTGCTGGAGAGTTGATCAGTGAGCACAGCTAACCTCGACCCCACCCTCAACACCCACGGTGCCCACGCCGAGCACGAAGAAGAAGACCACCGCATGTTTGGCTTCATCGTCTTTCTGCTGTCAGAAAGCGTGATTTTCCTCAGCTTTTTTGTGGGCTATACGGTTTATAAAACCAACATCACCGACTGGCTGCCCGCAGGGGTCGAGGGCTTAGAGGTGCGCGAACCGCTGATCAATACCATCGTGCTGGTGTCGAGCAGCTTTGTGATTTACTTTGCCGAGCGGTTCTTGCACCGAGAAAATCTCTGGGGCTTTCGCGCCTTCTGGTTGCTGACCATGGCCATGGGCAGCTTTTTTCTCTACGGCCAGGCGGTGGAGTGGATGGGGCTGCCCTTCGGCTTTACCGACGGCGTGTTTGGCGGCACCTTCTACCTGCTGACCGGCTTCCACGGCCTGCACGTGATGACCGGCGTGCTCTTGCAGGGGATTATGCTGGGGCGATCGTTTTTGCCGAATAACTACGCAGGCGGTGAGTTTGGCGTGGCGGCCACCTCGCTGTTCTGGCACTTCGTCGATGTGATTTGGATTATCCTATTCATCTTGATCTACGTGTGGCAGTAGGGCATGTGACCAGATCCCAGGGTTCTTGGGGTAAGAAAGAGGTTAGCTGAGTAACCACAGAAGAACCCTGGGATCTTCTAAACGAGAAAGGCTCCTTCCATTGCAAACTCAACAGGTCAATAGCTTAATAATTCTATGGGCACCCAAGTAACTATCACACTGCCAGATGAGGTTTACCAGAGAGCACAGCGCTTTGCTCATCTGGCCAACCGAGATGTGGCAAGTATTTTAACCGACTCCATTTTGCTTTCCATACCAGCCATTCGTGAAGAGACACTAATGCTGGCCCCGATCGCGTCTTTAGAAGATGCGGAGGTGATTGCCTTAACCGAACTGCAAATGGAGCCAGCAGAAGACCAGCGGCTGAGCCTGCTGCTCGATCGACAGCAGGAGGGTAGCTTGACAGAATCTGATCGCCTGGACCTGCAAACTCTCATGCAAATTTATCAGGAAGGATTGCTGCGAAAGGCAACGGCCCTGGGCGAGGCCGTAAAACGAGGATTGATTGAGCCGTTAAGCACGTGAGCCAAGTTAGTTCAGAAGTTCGAGAACGGGTCAGAGCTGATGCCAAAAATCGGTGCGGATATTGTCTCAGCCAGCAGAAATATGTGTTGGGCATTTTAGAGATTGACCACATTGTTCCTAAAGCTGTGGGAGGGGCTGATAATGAGGAAAATTTGTGGCTGGCCTGTCGGCTATGCAACGCCTACAAAGGCACTCAGACTGCAGCAAAAGACCCCATCACCCGACTCACTGTGAACCTTTTTAATCCCCGTTTGCAAACGTGGCAACAGCATTTTAGATGGATCAACGACGGTGTTTTAATCGAGGGCAAAACGGATGTGGGGCGCGCTACTGTTGTTGCCCTACAGCTCAACAATCCCTACGCCGTTATGGTTAGACAAGCTTGGATTTCTGCGGGATGGCACCCACCCGAGACATCTTCCACCTAAAACACCTATAGGAACCCGCCATGATTATCGACGACCAGCACTACGACGTGATCATTGTTGGCACCGGGGCGGGGGGCGGCACCCTGGCCCGCAAGCTGGCCCCGTCGGGCAAGCGGATTTTGCTGCTGGAGCGGGGCGATGCCATGCCCCTGGAGGAGCAAAACATCAGCGATGTGGATATCTTTCAGAAGCAGCGCTACCACGCCCCCGAGCAGTGGTACGACGAGAATGGGGAGCCGTTTACGCCGCAGATGAAGTATGCCATTGGCGGCAACACCAAAATCTACGGGGCGGCCCTGCAGCGGATGCGCGAAAGAGACTTTGAAGCGGTGAGTCATCAGGATGGCCCGTCGCCCGAGTGGTGCCTCAAGTACAGCGATTTTGAGCCTTACTACAGCGAGGCCGAGGCGATGTACCAGGTGCACGGCCAGAGTGGCGTCGACCCGACAGAACCCCCTCGCAGCGGCGATTTCGCCTATCCGGCGATCGCCCACAACCCTACCATCGAACCTGTCGTAGAGAGCATTGGCAGACAGGGCTGCCACCCCTACCCGCTGCCCATGTCGCTGTCGCTGCGGGAGGATGACCCCACGGGCGATGCCGAAGTATTTGGGGTGACCCCGGCGGTAGATTTTGGCAATGTTACGCTCAAGACTTCGGCCCAAGTGACGAGCGTACTGACCAACCCCTCAGGAACGGCAGCCAGAGGTGTGCAGGCCAGTATTAACGGTCAGCCCTACCTGTTTCTGGCCGATATTGTGGTGCTGGCCTGCGGGGCGATCAACTCGGCGGCGCTGCTGCTGCGATCGGCCAACGAGAAGCACCCCAATGGGCTGGCGAACCGCTCCGATCAGGTGGGCCGTAACCTGATGAAGGTGCAGATGAGCTCGATTGTCGAGGTGACCGCCCAGCCCAACTCCGGCAAATTTCCGCGATCGGTGGGGGTGAACGACTACTATTGGGGCGACGGCCAGTTTGACTACCCCATGGGCCACGTTCAAAACATGGGCGGGGTGCTGCAGGACGCGATTTTTGCCGAGTCGCCGCCGGTGCTGTCGCTGGTGACCAAGTTTATGCCCAACTTTGGGCTGAAGCAGCTGGCGACGCGATCGATCGCCTGGTGGGCCATGACCGAGGTGCTGCCCGACCCCAGAAACCGAGTGGAGGTGAAAAATGGAAAGCTCCACGTGTCGTTTAGCGCCAACAACGCCGAGGCCCACGATCGCCTCGTGTACCGCTGGCTCGACGTGCTCAAGGCTGTCGAAAAAGACAGCAGCCTGTTCTCGCGATCGGGCCTGCACCCGCGCGGCGAGGTGCCCCTGCCGGTAATGGCCTACCAGTGCGGCACCTGTCGCATGGGCACCGACCCCACCAGCTCGGTGCTGGATATCCACTGCCGCACCCACGAGCTTGACAACCTCTACGTGGTCGACAGCAGCTTTATGCCCTCCAGCGCCAGCGTTGGCAACGCTCTGACGGTGATCGCCAATGCCCTGCGGGTGGGCGATCATCTGCTGGAGCGACTGGGGTAGGGGCCCATTCCACTATCCCTCTCCAGCACAACCTACAATTAAGGTATAGAGGACGGCTTTAATGGCCGCACCCATGGGGCTAACCGATGGTTCAAACGCCTACTCGATACGTGACTCAGGCAGAGTTTGAGCAGCTTTGCCTGGAGCATCCCGATCGCATCCTCGAACGCACCGCCCAGGGAGAAATGATAGACGTGGCACCGGTAGGGGGAGAGGGCAGCAGCCAGGAGGCCGACCTAATCGGAGACCTGATTATTTGGAATCGGCAAACCAAGCTGGGAAAAGTATTTAGTTCCCAGGGTGCTTTCAAGTTGCCCTTTGGCTCGACCCGAGCGGCTGATGTCGCCTGGGTTCAGCCAGAGCGCTGGGAAGCGTTAACGCCTGAACAACGAATTGGCTTCCCCCCCATTTGCCCCGATTTTGTCATTGAATTGCGCTCTCAGTCCATCGCCAATGGCCTCATCAAGCCCCAATCTTTAGCGGAGCTGCGGACTAAAATGACCGAATACCTGGCCAGTGGTCTGCGCCTGGGCTGGCTAATTAATCCCCAAGGGCGGCAGGTCGAAATTTATCGAGCTGGCCAAGCGGTGGAAATGGTTTCGATGCCTGCCGTTTTGTCAGGTGAAGCGGTGCTACCGGGGTTTGAACTTCACGTTTGATGGCTGGCATCGAGGTGAATTATTGGAATACCGCTATGCCTGTATCAAGTCACTAAGGTGACGGTGCCGGTGTCGAGGTCGTAGCGGGCTCCGACCACCTGGAGCTGGCCCGAGGTCTGGCGATCGCGCACTAGCGACGACCTCAACACCTGCTCCACCTGGTAGCGCACGTTGGCCGTCACCGCGTTGTCTACCGCATCCCCAGGCTGCCCCTTAACCTGCTCCACCGCTGGCAAAATCGCCTGCACAAAAGTGCCAATATCCCCCGGCAGAGGCTTATTCT encodes the following:
- a CDS encoding proton extrusion protein PcxA; translation: MQNSGFFRSAQRWVSRTPERALNQAYEAAQMIVAIEREYFGGNPISTRYGSYGDSAMAYFQGELKKYLNLIKVRMVVFRASRSVVRVSDPRMTEVQLPAAGSDELAVSVIDQQAMFFRKLQLIDEVLARYADLDASPERVITLANEGSGSLEPPPSTQVLRSKATQARSSGPNLASQNGAAAAVTNPLNPDGTRAAGLSDRVNVLPRSILRTVDRIRQDLDPNAEQEVVKEFRKSKSKTTAAIRFLLLLVIVPLLTQQFTKTFIVGPVVDRLRAGAEEADVFLNIEMEEEALHELQQFEERLRFEVLIGKAPPLSELNIEQRVRSKATEIEEDYRTRSASAVKNVFADILAAAAFALLLITRKQDVANIKSFMDEIVYGLSDSAKAFIIILFTDIFVGFHSPHGWEILLEGLSRHLGFPANRDFIFLFIATFPVILDTIFKYWIFRYLNRISPSAVATYKNMNE
- a CDS encoding DUF2231 domain-containing protein; amino-acid sequence: MFEYLPPLNDHNLPYPDTIHPIVVHFVIAMVLFAVLCDLIGFLTKNTRLFEVSWWNMVFATVSIFIAIIFGQIEAGLAEPYPAAVGDLNLHTLIGWSLSGIIAALTGWRYIIRIRTPDKLPGAYLGLNGLLFAIVLFQVYLGDKLVWVYGLHSAPLVEASRGGVL
- a CDS encoding DUF2231 domain-containing protein, translated to MSVWFLVVETGANNLPYTIPIHPNLVHLTLGLFIVAIGFDIVGALFPLEKRVFKFLAIPATRSNLFDVGWYNMVAAAIVTFFTVAAGFYEILLADMTVEGVSAWGLGIQDTMIWHGLGGVLILTLIVAMTVWRGFQRYVWRQDRARQVQWSYLLVGLAVFGLMFAQGTLGAHLGGDFGVHVTADQLLRSGGNPNQL
- a CDS encoding cytochrome c oxidase subunit II; this translates as MTTPTTPKEPRSLSFRTVAQLVALAIADAAISLWVGRQAYLWMPPQASAEAVLVDDLFGFLTTIGSFIFLGVSAALLYSVLFQRAGKYDTSDGPPVEGNLLVEILWTTIPLGLVIWIATYSFQIYDKMAILGPMEHMNHVPSLGLMPPAEAATLPAVPEKTPIEVHVRQWAWEFRYPDQNITSTELHLPVNERARLKLISEDVLHGFYVPAFRVKQDVIPGSAIDFGFTPIREGRYRLRDSDYSGTYFAANQGVVVVESEESYQQWLADAAAQPLTEADNRAFREFTKAGDRPISPGWKTVEPAPPPRVNFASAEEESYE
- the ctaD gene encoding cytochrome c oxidase subunit I, whose translation is MSNASIEAIAAKSGQPFPGAPNNWRRFFSFSTDHKVIGIQYMVTAFVFFLIGGLLAMVMRGELITPEADLVDRTVYNALFTMHGTIMLFMWTFPVLNGLSNYLVPLMIGARDMAFPRLNAAAFWLVPVFGTLLMVSFFVPGGPSQSGWWAYPPVSLQNPTGNLINGQVLWLLAVALSGVSSIMGAVNFVTTIFRMRAPGMGWFKMPAFCWTVLSAQMIQLFGLPSLTAGAVMLLLDLTAGTSFFDPARGGDPVLYQHFFWFYSHPAVYVIILPIFGTFSEIFPVYARKPLFGYRFVVVSSLIITVLSAMVWVHHMFASGTPSWMRMLFMFSTMLISVPTGVKVFAWVATVWGGKLRLDTPMLFALGGLVCFLFAGITGVMLGAVPFDIHVNNTYFVVGHFHYVIYGATVMGVYAAIYHWFPKMTGHMYYEGLGKLHFALTFIGVNLNFFPMHPLGLMGMPRRVASYDPEFAYWNVIASLGGFLLGVSTLPFILNMISSWILGKRAPANPWNAIGLEWLIPSPPPVENFEEIPIVVSGPYGYGSDEPLVANNPAGELISEHS
- a CDS encoding heme-copper oxidase subunit III; this translates as MSTANLDPTLNTHGAHAEHEEEDHRMFGFIVFLLSESVIFLSFFVGYTVYKTNITDWLPAGVEGLEVREPLINTIVLVSSSFVIYFAERFLHRENLWGFRAFWLLTMAMGSFFLYGQAVEWMGLPFGFTDGVFGGTFYLLTGFHGLHVMTGVLLQGIMLGRSFLPNNYAGGEFGVAATSLFWHFVDVIWIILFILIYVWQ
- a CDS encoding HNH endonuclease signature motif containing protein; this encodes MSQVSSEVRERVRADAKNRCGYCLSQQKYVLGILEIDHIVPKAVGGADNEENLWLACRLCNAYKGTQTAAKDPITRLTVNLFNPRLQTWQQHFRWINDGVLIEGKTDVGRATVVALQLNNPYAVMVRQAWISAGWHPPETSST
- a CDS encoding GMC oxidoreductase — encoded protein: MIIDDQHYDVIIVGTGAGGGTLARKLAPSGKRILLLERGDAMPLEEQNISDVDIFQKQRYHAPEQWYDENGEPFTPQMKYAIGGNTKIYGAALQRMRERDFEAVSHQDGPSPEWCLKYSDFEPYYSEAEAMYQVHGQSGVDPTEPPRSGDFAYPAIAHNPTIEPVVESIGRQGCHPYPLPMSLSLREDDPTGDAEVFGVTPAVDFGNVTLKTSAQVTSVLTNPSGTAARGVQASINGQPYLFLADIVVLACGAINSAALLLRSANEKHPNGLANRSDQVGRNLMKVQMSSIVEVTAQPNSGKFPRSVGVNDYYWGDGQFDYPMGHVQNMGGVLQDAIFAESPPVLSLVTKFMPNFGLKQLATRSIAWWAMTEVLPDPRNRVEVKNGKLHVSFSANNAEAHDRLVYRWLDVLKAVEKDSSLFSRSGLHPRGEVPLPVMAYQCGTCRMGTDPTSSVLDIHCRTHELDNLYVVDSSFMPSSASVGNALTVIANALRVGDHLLERLG
- a CDS encoding Uma2 family endonuclease is translated as MVQTPTRYVTQAEFEQLCLEHPDRILERTAQGEMIDVAPVGGEGSSQEADLIGDLIIWNRQTKLGKVFSSQGAFKLPFGSTRAADVAWVQPERWEALTPEQRIGFPPICPDFVIELRSQSIANGLIKPQSLAELRTKMTEYLASGLRLGWLINPQGRQVEIYRAGQAVEMVSMPAVLSGEAVLPGFELHV